From the genome of Epinephelus lanceolatus isolate andai-2023 chromosome 23, ASM4190304v1, whole genome shotgun sequence, one region includes:
- the LOC144461823 gene encoding general transcription factor II-I repeat domain-containing protein 2A-like gives MPKCKCSFIDELQKKFTNLPSRPGLDIWEAECTVCKAGTYDSVSNKGAGELKVGFSNTEEDKLAGVTTDGCPNLTGKNVGLLKRMQDKVTEMNPEQKLTFLHCIIHQEVLCKSVLKMNHVVDVVTKTVNFIRARALNHRQLVSLLEESETEHCDIGFHTAVRWLSLGKVPRSFWDLREEIHEFCVKKGNDIPQLSDADWIADLGFAVDVTALMNELNVKLQCRGLFVHEMYSAVKAFMRKLQLLSSQMKDNILTHLPTLKEATESADHLDKYSSMLEALHVEFSR, from the exons ATGCCGAAGTGCAAGTGCAGCTTCATAgatgaactgcagaaaaaattTACCAACTTACCGTCCCGACCCGGTCTGGATATATGGGAGGCTGAGTGCACCGTGTGCAAAGCTGGCACATATGATTCTGTGTCTAATAAAGGTGCCGGGGAGCTCAAAGTTggattttctaatacagaagag GACAAGCTGGCAGGTGTGACAACGGATGGTTGTCCAAATCTGACGGGGAAAAATGTTGGACTTTTGAAGAGAATGCAGGATAAAGTGACAGAAATGAACCCTGAGCAGaaattgacatttttgcatTGTATTATACATCAGGAAGTGTTGTGTAAGTCAGTGTTAAAAATGAAccatgttgttgatgttgtaaCTAAAACAGTTAACTTCATCAGGGCAAGAGCATTGAATCACAGACAGTTAGTTTCACTTTTGGAGGAAAGTGAGACTGAACATTGTGACATAGGCTTCCACACAGCTGTCAGGTGGCTCAGCCTGGGAAAAGTACCGAGAAGTTTCTGGGACCTGAGAGAAGAGATTCATGAGTTCTGTGTGAAGAAAGGAAATGACATTCCACAGCTTTCAGATGCAGACTGGATTGCAGACCTTGGTTTTGCTGTAGATGTGACGGCACTAATGAATGAACTAAATGTCAAACTGCAGTGCAGAGGCCTTTTTGTACATGAAATGTACAGCGCAGTAAAGGCTTTCATGAGGAAGTTGCAGCTTCTCTCAAGCCAAATGAAGGACAACATTCTCACCCACTTGCCAACACTGAAGGAAGCCACAGAATCAGCTGATCACCTCGACAAGTACTCATCCATGTTAGAAGCACTGCATGTTGAGTTTTCAAGGTGA